Proteins encoded within one genomic window of Spiribacter curvatus:
- a CDS encoding FAD-dependent oxidoreductase translates to MQDEYFDVIIIGGGINGAGLFRDLCEQGVRCLIVDKSDFGAGTSAAPSRLIHGGLKYLETAELRLVAESTHERNRLLQNAPHLVKPLPSMLPAFSWLRGSWAALRTLFGSTSAPRSRGALLVKIGLALYDFYGSRDRMMPRHKMLRHTAARQMVPALTERITAAGLYYDATITAPERLVLELIEDGVAANPDSMACSWTPLQPREGKYLTFKRPDGSTLNATTRYVVNAAGPWIDTVNGHLGEKTTFIGGTKGSHILLDHDELVRQLDGRMIYFEADDGRICLVFPYEGRVLVGSSDIPANDPDSVSCEADEVAYFLDSL, encoded by the coding sequence ATGCAGGACGAATATTTCGACGTGATCATCATTGGCGGAGGCATTAATGGAGCCGGCCTATTCCGCGATCTATGCGAGCAGGGCGTGCGCTGCCTCATTGTCGACAAGAGCGATTTCGGCGCCGGCACATCAGCCGCTCCCTCGCGCTTGATCCATGGTGGACTGAAATACCTTGAGACTGCGGAACTACGTCTCGTCGCTGAATCCACTCATGAACGTAATCGTTTGCTGCAGAATGCGCCGCACCTCGTCAAGCCACTGCCGTCGATGCTGCCGGCTTTCTCGTGGCTGCGAGGCAGTTGGGCCGCACTGCGCACGCTTTTCGGGTCAACCAGCGCACCACGCAGTCGAGGCGCACTACTGGTGAAAATCGGTTTAGCGCTTTATGACTTCTACGGTTCGCGCGATCGGATGATGCCGCGTCATAAGATGCTGCGTCATACAGCCGCACGGCAGATGGTTCCAGCGCTCACAGAGCGAATTACCGCCGCCGGGCTTTACTATGATGCAACCATCACTGCACCAGAGCGCCTGGTCCTGGAGCTGATCGAGGATGGGGTGGCCGCCAATCCTGATTCGATGGCTTGCAGCTGGACACCGTTACAGCCACGAGAGGGTAAGTATTTAACCTTCAAACGACCGGATGGAAGCACCCTCAATGCGACAACCCGCTATGTCGTCAATGCCGCTGGTCCGTGGATAGACACTGTGAACGGGCACCTCGGTGAAAAGACCACTTTCATCGGTGGCACCAAGGGCTCGCATATTCTTCTCGATCACGACGAACTCGTTCGCCAGCTTGATGGCAGAATGATCTATTTCGAGGCCGATGATGGCCGAATCTGTCTTGTATTCCCGTATGAAGGCCGCGTTCTAGTCGGCTCCTCAGACATTCCGGCCAATGACCCGGATAGTGTCAGCTGTGAGGCGGATGAGGTGGCATACTTTTTAGACAGTCTCTGA